The DNA region TTATTTCTGGTAAGGTGTAATTACTCAAAAGAATTAACTGTAGTCTCATATAGCATTGTAACAAAGTCAAACTATAACTATCTTAAATAGTGGATTTTTGTTAATGTGCAAAAACAATAAACTTgcgaagagaaaaggaaaagaataaaatttttatttattatgcttGTTGATTATGACTTGTGAAAGAACTGAGTAACAAGTGGAGCATGTGAAATGCTTAGTCAAGTCAGAATGATGCATGTTCACGTCctttatatatatactactccatatctCTTCATGGGACAAGATTCTTCGTTTAATTTGTGTGCATGTGCAATCTTATTAGTATTTTACATTATTCAACTTTCACATCATTTTGGTACCACAATTTATAGAGATGACTCAGATATAGAGCTAAGAAGGTTATAGTTGGTGTCAGAAATCAGGGATAGTATGGCGATTGTCGATGAAAATAGATGATGGGAAAGAATTGAAGTGAACCTCAATCCCGAATAATTTGGGGCGGAGCTGCTGCACTATAGGGTCGGCAACAACTctaaatacaaaatttaatacgtaaaattttataattctcATGGGTTGGTGATGGGGTCGATTAACCCTCCAAGTACAACATGAAAGATGATTTGTAGTAATTCGATTTGTAGTCTTTGGAGGGAGCTaggtactactactacttaagGAAATCTTAAGTGGATGTTTCTTATTAGCAAAAGCAATTGACACAAGTATAGAGAATACtactaactttttatagtaAGAGATAAATGTGGTTGGTGAAAGAAATTATTGGGTTTTTTAcataaatatagtagtactctTACTCATTGAGTTAATCTATTTTTTAAGTGACTTATACAGTGGTACTATGTAGCTATTTGGTAGGTTAGAATTGTGAATAGGATCAAAATTCAAGACTCACATGATTGAGTAATGCAAACTAGAGTCGCATAAACTCAAAAGGGTACTTGATTTCAATACTTCAGTAATTAGATGGGAAATTCGAACTTCATTTTCAAGCTATTGTTTAGATCTCTGACATCCTAAATGATGTAGGTTCTacctaatttttttattagttgtaCCTAAAGCTGAAAAAGTGGTGGATCGGGTCGGATCGGGTTGGGTCGAACCTTGCAATCTTTTCCTTCAAACCTGGGCGGTCTAGAAAATGGTCGGGTCGTTGAAATTTGTTATCGCCTAAATGTTGAAACGTGGTCGGATCAGGCTGGGATATACGCATTTGTTTTTACAGAAAAATTGTAATATTGGAATagaacacaagttttaatgcaaagttagtaaaatatgaaCGAGAAAAAGACGAAGTGGATAATATGGAAGATAGAAAGAGAAGATGTGATTAAAGTATGAGAAATAAAAGGTTAATACTACAAATTGAGAGCagctttctatttttagcatgTGACTAATTTTGATGAATGGATGGAAATCTTAAGTTCGGAAAAAAGTTTGTGGGCAAAggaagtaattaaattaaatgcatTTGTTGTACTTCCTCTATCCCATGTtattctcattttttattttgacttGTTCCAAACTACTTTCATTATTCTATTTTAAGTAAGTATTAGGGTATTTTATATTAAAGTACATTAAgtgttattttattaaatgaTCCATCATTACATCTagaatactaatttaattacactaaaaaacaatctcaaatttacggtttaaaatgaaaagtgcggaaaacatgggatggagggagtatgatgaggaaGCAAACGAAAGGGTTGACGAATCAGATGTATGCGGGTACGTGCTTCGAAATTCAACAACATCCCCATTTGAACTCGATTCAATGTTGGGTATTCGTACTCGATCTATCATGTTTTTCtccaaaaatacacacgtaTATAAAAATACCAATATTTTATTTGCATAAAGAATCAACTGAAATCGTTTGATTAAATTAACACAATTTGATAAATTAGATTgggattaatccatcaaaaagggttaaaattaataaagttatTTAAATTGGGGCTAGATTCCGTCGGTTAACCTCTTATTATTTTTTAGGAAAAGACAAACTTTATCAATGCCGTGTTTGGCTGGTTAAAGAAATAGAATTGTTGGAAAATTTTTGTCTTTTCCAATATAATAAAATTGTCCTAGAAACATATTCATATTTTTGTAAATGAAACAAACATGATTCCAATATGTGCACTTTTTCATTAGACACAACATTTAAATATTGATAGCAATCACCAGCCCGCAACTGGTGGCTTCGTATTCTCAGGATATTTAAAACATTATTTTTAATAACTTATAGGCTCTGATAATTtaacaaatataaatattaaaatttataaaattgtcAAGTTATTTAGACAACTGAGCTTGATGGTTAGTAATATAAATACTAGTACTTGctaaagagagaaagaaaataattggAAATATAAATGTtgcttttataaattttattaatcttATGAATAAGtgtcaaatcaaattttattaaacttATGAATAAGTGTCAAATCATCATCTCTTTCACCGATCGCAATAGTAAATACcaaagataataaaaaaaattcagcaaTGGAAATAGGTAGTCAAAAACTTGATATTATAAATAACAATTTTAGAACTTAATAGACAAAGTTTGGCAACTGATAAGTGGGAATAGTATATTCTCTCACTTATATTAATTCATTCAATATATACCATATTGGATTAGACATAAAGCATGTGGAAAAAGGCCACATAAAAGACACCTTTCGAGTGAAGGCATGGCAAATCCAATGGTGCAATAGAAGAAAATAGAATAATTTTATTAGACTCATAAAAAAATACTTGAAaatccatatatatatgtatagctATAGTATCTAATTATTAGTTATATGTATGCCTTTATTCAACCAATTATTGTGAATCGTTTGCGCTTTTACCAAAACTCTACTCAAACTCTTTTATTTTGCTTTTGACTTATTAGTTTCTTTGGAAAGCAACCTCCTACCTTTCTCCATTAATAAATGCCCCACTTCCATACAATACTATTTATTATTGTGTCGTAATTTAACGTTACATTATAAATGATTGTGTAATTTTTTATAcgtatatattttatatagtataTGTACTTATATGATTATGTGTGTGTAAATTGTTAATTAAGCATAATAATGGAAGATGTTAAAAATTTGCAATGATGGTAAGGTATGTGaacatcaaaaaataaaattaaaattaagaataTAATCGACAATGGTGTGACAAAAGGCTAATCTAAGATAATGACAAACACCATTTTCTTTGCACTTTTATAACTAATTGAGCACCTATTTTTCTTCCCTAGTATCATTATTTGAGCACCAATTTCATAACCGATTTGATTATTTGATTTGGTATCCAACTTCACACGCACATAGTATAATTTTTAGTATGTTCATGAAACACTCcaagttaaaaaaaatgataactaGGGAGTAGAATATTAATGCACAAACaactaaaaatatgaatatCAACGAGAATGCAACCAATGTTACGTTTAGATAAAACCAAACGCTTTAtttaaaatcaacaaaaatacaGTTTTCCACCAAATAAAGGAATTATAATAAGAAATTAAGGATAATATAGATAATTTTTATGTATAGCTACAGGAGCATTTATTCTATTAAAAATCACTAGAGTTAAAGAGAATATAAgcatataaacaaaaaatattttagaaTTATCGATCCACCAACCTCATCCACTAGATAAGAATGAcaagtaaattttattttttctacttaATGGTAATCAAATTATAATGAAACACGAAATAATCAAATCTTGTTCTTCAAGAACAACTActaaaaaggccaaaaattgAAGATAAATTACATAAATTGCAGCAAAATTATATGCTACCAAGTACCAACAAGCCAATAAATTATTGGTGCTACTTTGTTTCCCTTTTGTAAATCACAAATCAATGAATATATTCAATTAGTGATAAAAAAGACTAAACTTTACTAGCTAGACCAAGTCTagtccgccgccgccgccgatgaAGCTACATTCCGACGAGGTGGTGGAGATTGTGATCATCCCATTCAAATCCGACACACTATCTtgcaatgtcaacaacaattgtGATGTAGTAAAGCTCATTGTTGGCCTAGTGTTACTAGGCACAATGGGGACCTCAACATCCCCTAGTAGCATTTGCACCACGCCCCTCGCACTCGGCCTGAACATCGGGTCCGGGTGCGAGCAGGCGAGACCCACCTGCAGCACTCGCCCCATTGCCTCTTCGTCGTACTCCCTCCCGAGGCGCGGGTCGGCCGCGTCCATCAGCCGCCCGTCCCGATGCAAGCTCCACACCCACTCCACCAAGTTCACGCCCCTCCCGTCGAAAAATTCCTTCTCGATCGGCCTCCGCCCCGTCGCCACCTCTAACACCACCGCGCCGTAGCTGAAAACGTCGGTTTTGTCGGTCGCCCGACCGGTTATGAGGTACTCGGGCGCGAGATACCCCATTGTCCCTGCCGCGGTCGTGGCGTCCGGGGACTTGTCGTGCTCGATTTGCCTGGCTAGCCCGAAATCACCTAACCTAGCGTTGAAAGCATCGTCGAGCATAATGTTGCTACTCTTCACGTCGCGATGGATAACTTGATTCTCGCATTCTTGGTGCAAGTACGCGAGGGCCGATGCAACCCCGGTCAAAATTTTGCGACGGTTCATCCACGTCAGCACGAAGGCGGGCTCAAATAAGGCTTTATCCAAACTCCCATTGGACATAAAGTCATAGACTAGTAAAATTTCACCCTTCTCGTGACACCACCCTTGTAGCCTAACTAGGTTCCTATGCCTAAGAGTTCCGATTATCGATAACTCGGACAAGAACTCGGTCGTCCCCTGCCCGGTGTGGCTGCACCGCTTCACCGCGACAGCGCAGCCCGTCTCGGGCAAAATCCCCTTATAAACCGTGCCGAATGCGCCGTTACCGATTATCTGATCCGAATCAAAACCCTTAGTAGCTAATTTCAGATCCCTATAGCTGAATTCCTTGGGCATTTTGATCACATCCGAAGCAAAATATTCCCTTTTCTCCcctttcttgaatttcttcttATAGATCCATATGAACCCAACGGCGCATAATCCCAAGAAGAACGCCCCCGCCGTCGCGACCCCGGCCACCGCGCCGGGGCACATTGAGCCGTGGCATTTGCCGCCTCCTCTCGCCGCCTTGCGCGCTGCCGTCACATTGTGTGCCTCGGGTGCGGGGGACGGCGGCGGCGGGATGGAAGTTTCCGGCGTCAATGGAAATTCCAGCGGTGACGATGGCGGCGAATCCTCAGGGGCCGGCGCCGGCGGCGAGCCAAGACTCGGCCCGTCGTCGTCGAACGAGGATCGGaa from Salvia splendens isolate huo1 chromosome 9, SspV2, whole genome shotgun sequence includes:
- the LOC121746848 gene encoding L-type lectin-domain containing receptor kinase VIII.1-like, with translation MTSLPVEFQFASVILLLLSAAAAIQFDFGTLTFSKVKLLGEAHWTNATVRLTRDLGVPSSGAGRLLYSDPIPFRRRSSNLTASFSTFFSFSVRNLNPSSVGGGLAFVVSPDAAAVGDAGEFLGFITTAGDPYGVVAVEFDTAMDAGLGDINGNHVGLDVGSVVSTQSVDLESIGVELRSGDSINSWVDYTGSTRSIRVYVSLSNRKPKEAVIAAEIDLGESIPGDSVYVGFSGSTQGSTEAHTIEWWSFRSSFDDDGPSLGSPPAPAPEDSPPSSPLEFPLTPETSIPPPPSPAPEAHNVTAARKAARGGGKCHGSMCPGAVAGVATAGAFFLGLCAVGFIWIYKKKFKKGEKREYFASDVIKMPKEFSYRDLKLATKGFDSDQIIGNGAFGTVYKGILPETGCAVAVKRCSHTGQGTTEFLSELSIIGTLRHRNLVRLQGWCHEKGEILLVYDFMSNGSLDKALFEPAFVLTWMNRRKILTGVASALAYLHQECENQVIHRDVKSSNIMLDDAFNARLGDFGLARQIEHDKSPDATTAAGTMGYLAPEYLITGRATDKTDVFSYGAVVLEVATGRRPIEKEFFDGRGVNLVEWVWSLHRDGRLMDAADPRLGREYDEEAMGRVLQVGLACSHPDPMFRPSARGVVQMLLGDVEVPIVPSNTRPTMSFTTSQLLLTLQDSVSDLNGMITISTTSSECSFIGGGGGLDLV